In Piliocolobus tephrosceles isolate RC106 chromosome 18, ASM277652v3, whole genome shotgun sequence, the DNA window ACTCATAGTGCAGAACCTGACAGAATCGAGAGAATTCTGAATTTAGAACCTGACAGCTGACAGGGGCTGGGGCATGAAGAGGGAAGCTGAACTAAATAGTAGCTGATGAGGTATAGAATCTGTGTTTTCTCCTCTGGTAAACCCCTGTGTCAGAGGTGACACAAAGAATTCAGTATAACCGAGTCACACCCGCTTCAGAAGGCAAAGACCAAGTCTGCTGCACACTGGGATGGATCAGAAAATACACTAGGTGGCCACAGGCACCAGGGGAAAAGTGTTACTACTTCAGGTGTGATGGAACTATGGCCAGAGCCAGGGTCACCCAGGAAGCCCCAGTAAACCCGCCAACTCACTTTCTGCCCAACCTTGGCCTGAACCAGAGGGTGGAATCCGTTGCACAAAGCCGTGCTAAAGAGGCCAGTCACGGACGAAGTCCAAGTGCCTACTCAGCAGCTCCAGGGGGTTGGGAGGCCCTGGGGACCCTCTGCTCTCCCCAGGTTTGCAGGTTCAGTTCTCACCCTGGCCACTGCTGTGGCCTGACCCCTCGGGCCAAGCACTCACTGGCACCCAGCAGGGCTCTGCAAGTGGAGGTGGCCATGCCAGCATCTCAGAGACActattttaccattttctttttgtgagaatCTGTGGTAAGATggccatttattttttacattacacacagtgtatggaaaaaaaacaacagtgaCTTCTGTAGCAAACTGTGTTTAGATACACGGAAAAGCTAGAAAACGTTGACGTAACAGAAGAGCagatggttttgggtttttttttttttttgagacggagtctctttctgttgcccaggctggagtgcagtggccggatctcagctcactgcaagctccgcctcccgggtttacgccattctcctgcctcagcctcctgagtagctgggactacaggcgccagccacctcgcccggctagttttttgtattttttagtagagacggggtttcaccgtgttagccaggatggtctcgatctcctgacctcgtgatccgcccggctcggcccccgaagtgctgggattacaggcttgagccaccgcgcccggctgagcaGATAGTTTTAACTCCATCAACTGCCTCAACAAAGCCACATGCTGCGTCACATGCCAATGCTTTTCCCTGCAAACGTGGGACGGGCAGAGCTGACACCTCTCCATCTAACTCCCTGCTTGCATTGCAGCCGTGGCCATCCTCTGTTGTGCCacctcctctctctgcctccaacTCCTCCGTGTCCAGGGCGTAGCACTCGTACTCTGGGGCGCCAACCAGGTCCGGGTCATCTTCCACCTCCTCGCCCGACAGGTAGCTCTTGAGGGAGCTGTCCTGCTCCAGGCGGGGCTTggccctcttccttccctttttcatCTGCGTTGTCAGCTCAGCCACCTGCCCCTGCCACACAAGCCCCCCGAGCCCTTTATCCTTCCTCCTTTTGTACTCCATGATCTGCTTGCTGAGCGCCTCATGATTGATACCACACACGCTGGAGCTCGTGGCCGGCTCTGTGGTGCCGCAGGGTTGCGGGGCATCGGCGTCCctgggaagggagaagaggagcCTTCACACCAAGCACAAACTGAGCCCCCAATCCACAGTGTCATCGCCACAACAcaacaccacatcacacttcCTACATCTACTCGCCTGAGAACCCTCCCAATGTCTGTCTGAGGGTAACTGGAGACAGGAGTGAAGGAAGGTGGGCTGTGGTTTCAGCGTTCCCCAGCGTCAGAAGTATTTGGCCAGCACAGTCTAGGTGCACCATCCCGTATGCAATAAATGCATTtgcgccgggcacggtggctcacatctgtaatcccagcactttgggaggctgaggtgggcggatcacgaggtcaggagttcaagacccgcctggccaacatggtgaaacccgtctccaccaaaaatacaaaaattagctgggcgtggtagcaggcacctgtaatcccagctattcgggaggctgaggcaggagaatcgcctgaacccaagaggcagaggttgcactgagccaagatcacgccactgcactccagcctgggcaacagactgaggctgtctcaagaaaaaaaaaatgcatttgcaaCTGTTTTCTCTAAGCACGGCCAGGGCCTCGGGCCAGTTAAACTAGCAGAATTACAGGTGAGGTCTATCAGATCTGCCACTCATTAGCCTTCAAGAAGAGCCTATTCTTGGTGAACAGCACCTAATCAAGGCCATGTCACGGCCCCTGTATCCTCCAAGGCTCCACTCTAGAAAGTCTCCAAACCCTGGGCTCAGCTCCCTGACCTGCCACCCCCACACTGCCCCTTGCTGACCCAATCAGGCCAGGCCTGCTACAGCCTGGAGCTTTGCTTCCAGCTCGGATGCACCTGGCAGGCTGGTTAAACCTAACTCTGGCTGGTGCCCAGGCGATGTTGACGCTGCTATCTAAGGCCCACAGGCAAGGCCTGCTCTAGCAGCTGCATGCTTGCAACGGGGCCCTCCACAAACACCCCAGTACCCGCAGGCTCTGTCAGGCATTACAAGTTTGGAAAagatgtacatgtgtgtgcacatgcacaggCCAAACTTCTATGCCCCTAACCTGCTCTC includes these proteins:
- the RBFA gene encoding putative ribosome-binding factor A, mitochondrial isoform X2, translated to METYKPSKLEFLVRTTSKKTRKEDHVRVRALNGLLYKALTDLLCTPEVSQELYDLNVELSKVSLTPDFSACRVYWKTTLSAEQNARMEAVLQRSAASMRHLLMSQQTLRNVPPIVFVQDKKSAALAELDKLLAVADFGPRDERDDFVQKDFRDADAPQPCGTTEPATSSSVCGINHEALSKQIMEYKRRKDKGLGGLVWQGQVAELTTQMKKGRKRAKPRLEQDSSLKSYLSGEEVEDDPDLVGAPEYECYALDTEELEAERGGGTTEDGHGCNASRELDGEVSALPVPRLQGKALACDAACGFVEAVDGVKTICSAGRGGSSL